In Afipia sp. GAS231, a single window of DNA contains:
- a CDS encoding glycosyltransferase family 39 protein, whose product MNPNEARLVLNTVLIVLALVALRVVAAAFTPITFDEAYYWMWSKALAGGYYDHPPMVALVIRLGTLIAGDTELGVRLVSILLALPMSWAIYETTWVLFGGRRVAATAAILLNVTLMAAVGTMIVTPDAPLLVASSFVLLTLAKVLQTGRGAWWLAVGVAAGCALLSKYTALFFGPAILIWLIVVPKLRHWLISPWLYLGGLVAVLMFAPVILWNADHHWVSFIKQIGRARIEDFRPAFIAELIPTQVVFATPAVWLLGTMGLYALYQRRAGALAVRVLVNTMFWTIVAYFVWHSLHARVEANWFAPVYPAFAIAAAVAAHLVEWAPREQRVADFCRRWAAPGGIVMFALLVLQANTGVLSGYRRDATVRSVGVGWRETAAEIEAVRARVGATCVLAPDYGTTGWLAFYLPKGTCVAQQNQRIRWVNMPEPSAAQLAGKLLYVRDIDQASLKEAFARVDKVADVQRKRGPLLIETYALDVMERPTDEVFDRSPPPELK is encoded by the coding sequence ATGAATCCGAACGAGGCGCGGCTCGTCCTCAACACGGTTCTGATTGTTCTGGCGCTGGTGGCGCTGCGCGTGGTCGCCGCAGCGTTCACGCCGATCACATTCGACGAAGCCTATTACTGGATGTGGTCGAAGGCTCTCGCCGGCGGCTATTACGATCATCCGCCGATGGTCGCCCTGGTGATCCGGCTCGGCACGCTGATCGCGGGCGATACCGAACTCGGCGTGCGGCTGGTCTCGATCCTGCTGGCGCTGCCGATGAGCTGGGCGATCTACGAGACGACGTGGGTCCTGTTCGGCGGCAGGCGGGTGGCCGCGACCGCGGCGATCCTTCTCAACGTTACGCTGATGGCGGCGGTCGGCACCATGATCGTCACGCCGGACGCGCCGCTGTTGGTGGCGTCGAGTTTCGTGCTGCTGACGCTCGCCAAGGTGCTGCAGACCGGGCGCGGCGCCTGGTGGCTGGCGGTCGGCGTCGCCGCGGGCTGCGCGCTGCTCTCGAAATATACCGCGCTGTTCTTCGGGCCGGCGATCCTGATCTGGCTCATCGTCGTGCCGAAGCTGCGGCACTGGCTGATCTCGCCATGGCTCTATCTCGGCGGCCTCGTGGCGGTGCTGATGTTTGCGCCGGTCATTCTGTGGAATGCCGATCATCACTGGGTTTCCTTCATCAAGCAGATCGGCCGCGCGAGAATCGAGGATTTTCGCCCCGCCTTCATCGCCGAGCTGATCCCGACGCAGGTCGTGTTCGCGACCCCTGCGGTGTGGCTGCTCGGCACGATGGGACTCTATGCGCTGTATCAACGCCGCGCCGGCGCGCTGGCGGTGCGCGTGCTCGTCAACACCATGTTCTGGACCATCGTGGCCTATTTCGTCTGGCATTCGCTGCATGCCCGCGTCGAGGCCAACTGGTTTGCGCCGGTCTATCCGGCGTTTGCGATCGCAGCTGCGGTCGCCGCCCATCTCGTCGAGTGGGCGCCGCGCGAACAGCGCGTGGCCGACTTCTGCCGGCGCTGGGCCGCGCCAGGCGGTATCGTGATGTTCGCGCTGCTGGTGCTGCAGGCCAATACCGGCGTGCTGTCGGGTTATCGCCGCGATGCCACCGTGCGCAGCGTCGGTGTCGGCTGGCGCGAAACCGCCGCCGAGATCGAGGCGGTGCGGGCGCGCGTTGGCGCGACTTGCGTTCTGGCGCCGGATTACGGCACCACCGGCTGGCTCGCCTTCTATCTGCCGAAGGGCACCTGCGTGGCGCAGCAGAACCAGCGCATCCGCTGGGTCAACATGCCCGAGCCTTCGGCGGCGCAGCTCGCCGGCAAACTGCTCTATGTGCGCGATATCGATCAGGCCTCGTTGAAAGAGGCTTTCGCCCGCGTTGATAAAGTAGCGGACGTCCAGCGCAAACGTGGCCCGCTGCTGATCGAGACCTACGCACTCGATGTAATGGAGCGGCCGACGGATGAGGTGTTCGATCGCTCGCCGCCGCCGGAATTGAAGTAG
- a CDS encoding phasin family protein: protein MKVTPSGTNVFGMPLLDLSKLASSLALTRVIGELAEQGHARAREGCEKIKAGSQEMAEALRETYSSNARSATDYGLKMFEISNANAVSALDFWVHLFGSKSATDALALSAAQARKAFETASSQNKELWALAQTLATETGEPIRKHLTKVLHQAG from the coding sequence ATGAAAGTCACGCCAAGCGGAACGAATGTTTTCGGGATGCCGCTGTTGGACCTCTCGAAGCTCGCCTCGTCCCTCGCCTTGACCCGGGTGATCGGCGAGCTCGCCGAGCAGGGCCACGCCCGCGCGCGGGAAGGCTGCGAGAAGATCAAGGCCGGGTCGCAGGAGATGGCGGAAGCGCTGCGCGAGACCTATTCGAGCAATGCCAGAAGCGCGACCGACTACGGGCTCAAGATGTTCGAAATCTCAAACGCCAATGCCGTATCCGCGCTCGATTTCTGGGTCCACCTTTTCGGCAGCAAGTCAGCTACCGACGCCCTTGCCTTGTCGGCGGCGCAAGCGCGCAAGGCGTTCGAAACCGCATCCAGCCAGAACAAGGAATTGTGGGCGCTTGCCCAGACGCTTGCGACGGAAACGGGTGAGCCGATCAGGAAGCATCTTACGAAGGTTCTCCACCAGGCCGGCTAA
- a CDS encoding co-chaperone GroES: MKFRPLHDRVVVKRIDAEEKTAGGIIIPDSAKEKPSQGEITAVGPGGRDEAGKLIPIDLKVGDRVLFGKWSGTEVKLDGQELLIMKESDIMGVLTDVPATKKKAA, from the coding sequence ATGAAATTCCGTCCGCTTCACGACCGCGTCGTGGTCAAGCGCATCGACGCCGAAGAGAAGACCGCTGGCGGCATCATCATTCCGGACAGTGCCAAGGAAAAGCCGTCGCAGGGCGAAATCACCGCCGTGGGCCCAGGTGGCCGTGACGAAGCTGGCAAGCTGATCCCGATCGACCTCAAGGTCGGCGACCGCGTCCTGTTCGGCAAGTGGTCGGGCACCGAGGTCAAGCTCGACGGCCAGGAGCTGCTGATCATGAAGGAAAGCGACATCATGGGCGTCCTCACCGACGTTCCCGCGACCAAGAAGAAGGCCGCCTAA
- a CDS encoding usg protein, with protein sequence MVSRVGVVSDDFRKQVLGYGLTTAQILYRMPDHPSLLQTYVWQNYDLFPKFPALKDFLAFWEEKLEGPLFSVTVAHSKLIKPAELRAVDGVFRLH encoded by the coding sequence ATGGTCTCGCGGGTTGGGGTTGTTTCCGACGATTTCCGGAAGCAGGTTCTCGGTTATGGGCTGACGACGGCGCAAATCCTGTATCGGATGCCGGATCATCCCTCATTGCTGCAGACCTATGTCTGGCAGAACTACGATCTGTTTCCGAAATTTCCGGCGCTGAAGGATTTCCTCGCCTTTTGGGAGGAAAAGCTCGAAGGCCCGCTGTTCTCGGTGACGGTGGCGCATTCCAAGCTGATCAAGCCGGCCGAGCTTCGCGCCGTCGACGGCGTGTTCAGGCTGCATTGA
- a CDS encoding Crp/Fnr family transcriptional regulator — protein sequence MTPRGGTGNRLLAALPASDLDLLGSELEVIALDQDAVLSRAGDDIEYVFFPHSGAISLMIDMADGRTVATAVIGREGAVGTLSVLGSSPSAITAVVRAAGTAVRIPASRFHAAFSRSPAIRSAVQTHIRAMLIQFQLGSACNALHPVEARMARWLLQLSDRVDHDVLPLTQQALSQILGVRRTTVTLLMRNLRARGAIRSDRRGLIEIDRARLAAAACECHSVMRLEVEEIFSTTSVQSRAAVLREDGRIPEVEPGDAM from the coding sequence GTGACACCTCGCGGCGGAACGGGTAATCGCCTTCTTGCAGCATTGCCGGCATCGGACCTCGATCTGCTGGGATCCGAGCTTGAGGTGATCGCGCTCGATCAGGATGCGGTCCTTTCGCGGGCGGGTGACGATATCGAGTACGTCTTCTTCCCTCACAGCGGCGCCATCTCGCTGATGATCGACATGGCGGACGGACGCACGGTCGCCACCGCCGTAATTGGACGTGAGGGGGCAGTTGGCACGCTTTCGGTGCTCGGGTCGTCACCTTCGGCCATTACCGCGGTCGTTCGTGCGGCGGGCACAGCTGTCCGGATTCCTGCATCGCGATTTCACGCCGCCTTCAGCCGCAGTCCCGCGATCCGGAGTGCGGTCCAAACCCACATCAGGGCGATGTTGATACAGTTCCAACTCGGTTCGGCCTGTAATGCGCTGCACCCGGTCGAAGCTCGCATGGCTCGCTGGCTGCTCCAGCTTAGCGACCGCGTCGACCATGATGTGCTCCCGCTCACCCAGCAGGCGCTGTCGCAAATACTCGGTGTGCGACGCACGACGGTAACGCTCCTGATGCGCAATCTGCGCGCGCGCGGAGCGATCAGGTCCGATCGACGAGGCCTGATCGAGATCGACCGAGCGCGGCTCGCGGCGGCAGCGTGCGAATGCCACAGCGTCATGCGTCTCGAAGTCGAGGAGATTTTCTCGACGACTTCGGTGCAATCTCGCGCGGCGGTTCTGCGCGAAGACGGGCGCATCCCTGAAGTTGAACCGGGCGATGCAATGTGA
- a CDS encoding tlde1 domain-containing protein, with the protein MFNERFAAAEAQGVAPAPVETVKIAEATPPNATAVPVAKPVEAPKLAEAPKKIEAPKLAEAPKSKEAASAQVALNVPAKEAEAKPAAKSAGASVRDMAQRAKAAVMSIASNDKPTMVEKLWGKQPSHGSLLSYASADASVTGSLPDTRAQNPMLGGSPPYDKQTAVYDISARMVYLPDGTRLEAHSGLGSKLDDVRYSNVRMQGVTPPHIYELTPREALFHGVPALRLNPIGGEDKIFGRSGLLAHTYMLGPNGDSNGCVSFKDYYAFLRAYREQGIKRLAVLAKVE; encoded by the coding sequence ATGTTTAACGAAAGGTTTGCAGCCGCAGAGGCGCAGGGCGTCGCACCGGCGCCGGTCGAAACGGTGAAGATTGCCGAAGCAACGCCGCCGAACGCGACGGCGGTGCCGGTTGCGAAGCCGGTCGAAGCACCGAAGCTCGCCGAGGCGCCGAAGAAAATCGAAGCGCCGAAACTCGCGGAAGCGCCGAAGTCGAAGGAAGCAGCCTCCGCCCAGGTCGCGCTCAACGTTCCGGCGAAGGAGGCGGAAGCCAAACCCGCCGCGAAATCGGCCGGAGCGTCGGTGCGCGACATGGCGCAACGCGCCAAGGCCGCGGTGATGTCGATTGCTTCCAACGACAAGCCGACCATGGTCGAAAAGCTGTGGGGCAAGCAGCCTTCGCACGGGTCGCTATTGTCCTACGCGTCCGCCGACGCCAGCGTCACCGGCAGCCTGCCGGATACCAGGGCGCAAAACCCGATGCTCGGCGGATCGCCGCCCTATGACAAGCAGACGGCGGTCTACGACATCTCGGCGCGCATGGTCTATCTGCCCGACGGCACCAGGCTGGAAGCGCATTCCGGCCTTGGCTCCAAGCTCGACGATGTCAGGTATTCGAACGTCCGCATGCAGGGCGTGACGCCGCCGCACATCTACGAACTGACGCCGCGCGAGGCGCTGTTCCACGGCGTACCGGCGCTGCGGCTCAACCCGATCGGCGGCGAAGACAAGATCTTCGGTCGCTCCGGATTGCTGGCGCACACCTACATGCTGGGTCCGAACGGCGACTCCAACGGCTGCGTATCGTTCAAGGATTACTACGCCTTCCTGCGCGCCTATCGCGAGCAGGGCATCAAGCGCCTCGCGGTGCTGGCGAAGGTGGAGTGA
- the groL gene encoding chaperonin GroEL (60 kDa chaperone family; promotes refolding of misfolded polypeptides especially under stressful conditions; forms two stacked rings of heptamers to form a barrel-shaped 14mer; ends can be capped by GroES; misfolded proteins enter the barrel where they are refolded when GroES binds) — MSAKEVKFGVDARDRMLRGVDILANAVKVTLGPKGRNVVLDKSFGAPRITKDGVTVAKEIELEDKFENMGAQMVREVASKSADAAGDGTTTATVLAAAIVREGAKSVAAGMNPMDLKRGIDLAVEAVVADLVKNSKKVTSNEEIAQVGTISANGDAEIGKFLADAMKKVGNEGVITVEEAKSLETELDVVEGMQFDRGYISPYFVTNADKMRVEMDDAYILINEKKLSSLNELLPLLEAVVQTGKPLVIVAEDVEGEALATLVVNRLRGGLKVAAVKAPGFGDRRKAMLQDIAVLTGGQAISEDLGIKLENVTLAMLGRAKKVMIDKENTTIVNGAGKKADIEARVQQIKAQIEETTSDYDREKLQERLAKLAGGVAVIRVGGATEVEVKERKDRVDDAMHATRAAVEEGIVPGGGVALLRASEQLKRIKTANDDQKTGVEIVRKALSAPARQIAINAGEDGSVIVGKILEKEQYAYGFDSQTGEYGNLVTKGIIDPTKVVRAAIQNAASVAALLITTEAMIAELPKKGGAGGGGMPPGGGMGGMDF, encoded by the coding sequence ATGTCAGCTAAAGAAGTCAAATTCGGCGTCGATGCCCGCGACCGCATGCTGCGCGGCGTCGACATTCTCGCCAACGCCGTCAAGGTGACGCTCGGTCCGAAGGGCCGCAACGTCGTGCTCGACAAGTCGTTCGGCGCTCCCCGCATCACCAAGGACGGCGTCACCGTCGCCAAGGAGATCGAGCTCGAGGACAAGTTCGAGAACATGGGCGCACAGATGGTGCGCGAAGTCGCTTCCAAGTCGGCCGATGCGGCCGGCGATGGCACCACCACCGCGACCGTGCTCGCGGCTGCGATCGTCCGTGAAGGCGCCAAGTCGGTTGCCGCCGGCATGAACCCGATGGATCTGAAGCGCGGCATCGACCTGGCTGTGGAAGCCGTGGTCGCCGACCTCGTCAAGAACTCCAAGAAGGTCACCTCGAACGAGGAAATCGCCCAGGTCGGCACCATCTCCGCCAACGGCGACGCCGAGATCGGCAAGTTCCTCGCCGACGCCATGAAGAAGGTCGGCAACGAGGGCGTCATCACGGTTGAAGAAGCCAAGTCGCTCGAGACCGAACTCGATGTCGTCGAGGGCATGCAGTTCGACCGCGGTTACATCTCGCCCTACTTCGTCACCAACGCCGACAAGATGCGCGTTGAAATGGACGACGCCTACATCCTGATCAACGAGAAGAAGCTCTCCTCGCTGAACGAACTGCTGCCGCTGCTTGAAGCCGTGGTGCAGACCGGCAAGCCGCTGGTCATCGTCGCCGAAGACGTCGAAGGCGAGGCTTTGGCCACGCTTGTCGTCAACCGTCTGCGCGGTGGTCTGAAGGTCGCTGCCGTCAAGGCTCCGGGCTTCGGCGATCGCCGCAAGGCCATGCTGCAGGACATCGCCGTTCTGACCGGTGGTCAGGCGATCTCGGAAGATCTCGGCATCAAGCTCGAGAACGTCACGCTCGCCATGCTCGGTCGCGCCAAGAAGGTGATGATCGACAAGGAAAACACCACCATCGTCAACGGCGCCGGCAAGAAGGCCGACATCGAAGCGCGCGTTCAGCAGATCAAGGCGCAGATCGAGGAAACCACCTCGGACTACGACCGTGAGAAGCTGCAGGAGCGTCTGGCCAAGCTCGCTGGCGGCGTCGCGGTGATCCGCGTCGGCGGCGCGACCGAAGTCGAAGTCAAGGAGCGCAAGGACCGCGTTGATGACGCGATGCATGCGACCCGTGCGGCGGTTGAAGAAGGCATCGTGCCGGGCGGCGGCGTCGCCCTGCTGCGCGCCTCCGAGCAGCTCAAGCGCATCAAGACCGCGAACGACGACCAGAAGACCGGCGTCGAGATCGTGCGCAAGGCGCTGTCCGCGCCGGCCCGCCAGATCGCGATCAACGCAGGCGAAGACGGCTCCGTCATCGTCGGCAAGATCCTCGAGAAGGAGCAGTATGCTTACGGCTTCGACTCGCAGACCGGCGAATACGGCAACCTGGTCACCAAGGGCATCATCGACCCGACCAAGGTGGTTCGTGCGGCGATCCAGAACGCGGCTTCCGTCGCGGCTCTCCTGATCACCACCGAAGCCATGATCGCCGAACTGCCCAAGAAGGGCGGCGCAGGCGGCGGCGGCATGCCCCCCGGCGGCGGCATGGGCGGCATGGACTTCTAA
- a CDS encoding GNAT family N-acetyltransferase, giving the protein MTQPDFQPTLVGPTITIRPVRADDWSELFAAGSDPEIWKVHPVPDRHTEAGFRKFFDGAVTSKMGFVFVDRATDSLIGSSRYYGYEPELGEIEIGWTFLARSHWGGRANREVKRLMLDHAFTFVDTVVFWVGDQNWRSQGAMTKIGGIKRDGLFTRELSGERPYFIFEITKERYQQGGRALVA; this is encoded by the coding sequence ATGACCCAGCCCGATTTTCAGCCGACCCTGGTCGGCCCCACCATTACCATCAGACCCGTCAGAGCGGACGACTGGAGCGAGTTGTTCGCAGCCGGCTCCGATCCGGAAATCTGGAAAGTGCATCCGGTGCCCGATCGCCATACCGAGGCGGGGTTCCGAAAATTCTTCGACGGCGCGGTCACCTCAAAAATGGGTTTCGTGTTCGTCGACCGCGCGACTGACAGCCTGATCGGCTCGAGCCGCTACTATGGTTATGAGCCGGAGTTGGGTGAGATCGAGATCGGCTGGACTTTTCTCGCCCGCAGCCACTGGGGCGGCCGCGCCAACCGCGAAGTCAAACGCCTGATGCTCGACCACGCCTTTACGTTCGTCGACACCGTCGTGTTCTGGGTCGGCGACCAAAACTGGCGCTCGCAGGGCGCGATGACCAAGATCGGCGGCATCAAGCGCGACGGCCTGTTCACACGTGAGTTGTCGGGCGAGCGGCCGTATTTCATTTTCGAGATCACGAAGGAGCGGTATCAGCAGGGCGGGCGCGCACTGGTGGCGTAG